A DNA window from Prochlorococcus marinus XMU1406 contains the following coding sequences:
- a CDS encoding low molecular weight protein-tyrosine-phosphatase has protein sequence MKKISVLFVCLGNICRSPAAEAIFISLLEKKGLKNAFIVDSAGTGSWHIGKKADSRMRIAAKRRDINILSRARQINIKDFEKYNYILAMDDSNFRDIQDLKNRTPSTKLASIKKIQDFRSVFNEHEVPDPYFGGDDGFDYVLDILEDSVSGFLESIS, from the coding sequence ATGAAAAAAATTTCTGTTCTTTTTGTATGTTTGGGAAATATTTGTAGGTCTCCTGCTGCAGAAGCTATTTTTATAAGTCTACTTGAAAAAAAAGGTTTAAAAAATGCCTTTATTGTAGATTCTGCTGGAACTGGTAGTTGGCATATTGGAAAAAAAGCTGACTCTAGAATGAGAATTGCGGCTAAAAGAAGAGATATAAATATCCTAAGCAGGGCTCGTCAAATTAATATCAAAGATTTTGAAAAATATAACTATATTCTTGCGATGGATGACTCGAATTTTAGAGATATTCAAGATCTTAAAAATAGAACACCTTCAACTAAATTGGCATCAATTAAAAAAATACAAGATTTTAGATCAGTGTTTAATGAGCATGAAGTTCCTGACCCATATTTTGGCGGTGATGACGGATTTGATTATGTCCTTGATATATTAGAAGACTCTGTAAGCGGCTTCTTGGAAAGTATTTCTTGA
- a CDS encoding phycoerythrobilin:ferredoxin oxidoreductase, producing MLIQDTIFYRPNWIWHNFLKYLINNLSKYNCIEKTIPSEYSYKDSTYGSKKSKKNVNLFTWGVTHKKRIQVARAVCINSPNYSVLNFLIIPNTTYNVPFFGVDFVSLPNIHLLVLDFQPSLKIQNQYSNELLEKLINLKKRCHSSIPLAEKMSADLGRFFSPGVIWSKLPKEERSEFLITNQLYDSFKEYLNLYLEILFESKEVNMDLQKELINGQNNYLKYRRDNDPARPMLSSLFGKEFTESLIKEILFAI from the coding sequence ATGTTAATACAAGATACTATTTTTTATAGACCAAATTGGATATGGCATAATTTTCTAAAATATTTAATCAACAATTTAAGTAAATATAACTGTATAGAAAAAACAATACCTTCCGAATATTCTTATAAAGATTCTACTTATGGTTCAAAAAAATCAAAAAAAAATGTGAATCTTTTTACTTGGGGTGTAACTCATAAAAAAAGGATTCAAGTTGCAAGAGCAGTTTGTATTAATAGTCCAAATTATTCTGTTTTAAATTTTTTAATTATTCCAAATACTACTTATAATGTCCCATTTTTTGGCGTAGATTTTGTTTCTCTACCTAATATTCATTTATTAGTATTAGATTTTCAGCCTTCATTAAAGATACAAAATCAATATAGCAATGAGTTATTAGAAAAACTTATAAACCTCAAAAAGCGTTGTCATTCATCAATCCCATTAGCTGAAAAAATGTCTGCTGATTTAGGTAGATTTTTTTCTCCAGGAGTAATCTGGTCAAAATTACCAAAAGAAGAAAGGAGCGAATTTTTAATTACTAATCAGCTTTATGATTCATTTAAGGAATATCTAAATTTGTATTTGGAAATTCTTTTTGAAAGCAAGGAAGTCAATATGGATCTCCAAAAAGAATTAATAAATGGTCAAAACAATTATCTGAAATATAGAAGAGATAACGATCCAGCAAGACCAATGTTATCGAGTTTATTTGGTAAGGAATTTACCGAATCTTTAATTAAAGAAATTTTATTTGCTATTTAA
- a CDS encoding 15,16-dihydrobiliverdin:ferredoxin oxidoreductase translates to MFDSLVDLLKTKIDELNGHEVQISGEFKEYNNEDSKYVIKNWLFSSAEYRKWRITRLDGGKKLQVFNTVAYPNFDSELPILGADILWFGTSQKLLAILDYQPLIQEGKYLEKYCSSLASIKKKYPGFDNNKMKNIYDSKMYFSPWVIICRGNRLNLDRDLNNIFHSFVNNYLNIYKLNPVNQFLNAEEIKINQIKYDKYSFEKDPADKLFKSFFGEKWTKKFIDKFLFTLNSETIY, encoded by the coding sequence ATGTTTGATTCATTAGTTGATCTCCTTAAAACCAAAATTGATGAATTAAATGGTCACGAAGTTCAAATATCTGGCGAATTCAAAGAATATAACAATGAAGACTCAAAATATGTTATTAAAAATTGGCTTTTTTCATCTGCGGAATATCGAAAGTGGCGAATAACTAGATTAGACGGTGGCAAAAAACTGCAAGTCTTCAATACGGTCGCATATCCAAATTTTGATAGTGAATTACCTATCCTAGGCGCCGATATTTTATGGTTTGGAACCTCTCAAAAGTTATTAGCAATTCTTGATTATCAACCTTTAATTCAAGAGGGAAAGTATCTTGAAAAATATTGTTCAAGTTTAGCTAGTATTAAGAAAAAATATCCTGGATTTGATAATAATAAAATGAAGAATATCTATGATTCAAAAATGTATTTCTCACCATGGGTAATTATATGTAGAGGAAATAGATTAAATCTTGATAGAGATTTAAATAATATATTTCATTCATTTGTAAATAATTATTTGAATATTTATAAATTGAATCCTGTTAATCAATTTTTAAATGCAGAAGAAATAAAGATTAATCAAATTAAATATGATAAGTACAGTTTTGAAAAAGACCCTGCAGATAAATTGTTTAAATCTTTTTTTGGAGAAAAATGGACAAAAAAATTTATTGATAAATTTCTTTTTACATTAAATAGTGAGACTATATATTGA
- a CDS encoding heme oxygenase (biliverdin-producing), with translation MAVALAGQLREGTKKSHTMAENTGFVACFLKGVVEKKSYRKLISDLYFVYEAMEEEIERLVYEEHPVIKPIGFKSLFRKQTLENDLIFYFGDNWKSEINISQSAKVYVERIREVAKKSPELLVGHHYTRYIGDLSGGQILKRIAKKALNLKGNDGLNFYEFELIADEKKFKEEYSLTLNQLPINQKTADQIIDEANQAFTYNMKMFKELEGNLIAVLGKIVFNYITKKVRKGSTET, from the coding sequence ATGGCAGTCGCTCTTGCAGGACAACTAAGAGAAGGGACAAAAAAATCCCACACTATGGCAGAAAATACTGGCTTTGTTGCTTGTTTTTTAAAAGGAGTTGTTGAAAAAAAATCTTATAGAAAATTAATTAGTGATTTATATTTTGTTTATGAGGCTATGGAAGAAGAAATCGAAAGATTGGTTTATGAGGAACATCCCGTAATAAAACCTATTGGTTTTAAATCATTATTTAGAAAACAAACTCTTGAAAATGATCTTATATTTTATTTTGGTGATAATTGGAAGAGTGAAATTAATATTTCTCAATCAGCAAAAGTATACGTTGAAAGAATTCGTGAGGTTGCAAAAAAATCACCAGAGTTACTGGTTGGTCACCACTATACACGCTATATAGGGGATTTATCTGGTGGTCAAATTTTAAAAAGGATTGCCAAAAAAGCATTAAATTTGAAGGGAAATGACGGTTTAAATTTTTATGAATTTGAATTAATTGCTGATGAAAAGAAATTTAAGGAAGAATATTCCCTTACTTTGAATCAACTTCCAATAAACCAAAAAACTGCTGATCAAATTATTGATGAAGCTAATCAAGCTTTTACTTACAATATGAAAATGTTTAAAGAGCTTGAAGGTAACTTGATTGCTGTTTTAGGCAAGATTGTATTTAATTACATTACAAAAAAAGTTAGGAAAGGCAGTACTGAGACCTAG
- a CDS encoding NADP-dependent isocitrate dehydrogenase produces MPNFEKLNLPNEGEIITFNQGKPNVPNNPIVPFIRGDGTGVDIWPATQIVLDAAIKKSYGDERKINWFKVYAGDEACELYGTYNYLPQDTIEAIRHFGVAIKGPLTTPIGGGIRSLNVALRQIFDLYSCVRPCRYYSGTPSPHKNPQNLDVIVYRENTEDIYMGIEWEAEDNNCLELINHLNNVVIPNSKNLKNRSIPNGSGIGIKPVSKSGSQRHIRKAIEHAKRLSGDKRHVTLVHKGNIMKYTEGAFRDWGYELAVNEFRKDCITERESWILDNIQKNPEITIENNARKIEPGFDKLTNNKKAFICEEIKEVIASILNSHGDGKWRELILVDDRIADSIFQQIQTRPQEYSILATLNLNGDYVSDAAAAIVGGLGMAPGANIGDNAAIFEATHGTAPKHAGLNKINPGSVILSGVMMLEYFGWDEAANLITNGLSKAIEGKKVTYDLARLMEPKVEPLSCSSFAEEIISNF; encoded by the coding sequence ATGCCAAACTTTGAAAAATTAAATTTACCTAATGAAGGAGAGATTATAACTTTTAATCAAGGCAAGCCGAATGTTCCTAATAATCCAATTGTCCCATTTATCAGAGGTGATGGAACTGGAGTTGATATATGGCCAGCAACTCAAATCGTTCTTGATGCAGCCATTAAAAAAAGCTATGGAGATGAAAGAAAAATTAATTGGTTTAAAGTCTACGCAGGAGATGAAGCTTGTGAACTGTATGGAACATATAACTATCTGCCTCAAGATACTATTGAAGCAATCAGACACTTCGGAGTAGCTATCAAAGGTCCTTTAACGACTCCCATCGGTGGAGGTATTAGATCTCTTAATGTTGCATTAAGACAAATCTTTGATTTATATAGCTGTGTTAGACCATGCAGGTATTATTCAGGGACTCCAAGCCCTCACAAAAATCCTCAAAATTTAGACGTTATTGTCTACAGAGAAAATACTGAGGATATCTACATGGGAATTGAATGGGAAGCCGAGGATAATAATTGTCTTGAATTAATTAATCACTTAAATAATGTTGTAATACCAAATAGTAAAAATCTAAAAAATAGATCTATACCAAACGGATCAGGAATTGGTATAAAACCAGTAAGTAAATCTGGTAGCCAAAGGCATATCAGAAAGGCTATTGAACATGCTAAAAGATTATCAGGAGATAAAAGGCATGTAACTCTTGTACATAAAGGGAATATTATGAAATATACCGAAGGTGCATTTAGAGATTGGGGATATGAATTAGCAGTAAACGAATTTAGGAAAGATTGTATTACAGAGAGAGAAAGTTGGATTTTAGATAATATTCAGAAAAATCCAGAAATTACAATTGAAAATAATGCTCGAAAAATCGAACCAGGTTTTGACAAGCTTACAAATAACAAGAAAGCATTCATTTGCGAAGAAATTAAAGAAGTTATCGCATCAATATTAAATTCTCATGGAGATGGGAAATGGAGAGAACTTATTCTTGTTGATGATCGTATAGCTGACAGTATATTTCAGCAAATTCAAACTAGACCACAAGAATATTCAATTCTTGCAACATTAAACCTCAATGGAGACTATGTTTCTGATGCTGCTGCTGCAATTGTTGGTGGCCTAGGTATGGCTCCTGGCGCAAACATTGGAGATAATGCAGCAATTTTCGAAGCTACGCATGGTACTGCGCCAAAACATGCAGGCTTAAATAAGATTAATCCAGGCTCAGTAATTCTTAGTGGTGTAATGATGCTTGAATATTTTGGTTGGGATGAAGCCGCCAACTTAATTACTAATGGTTTAAGTAAAGCAATAGAGGGGAAAAAAGTCACCTATGATCTAGCACGTTTAATGGAACCGAAAGTAGAACCCTTATCCTGCAGTAGTTTTGCTGAAGAAATTATCTCAAATTTCTAA
- a CDS encoding four-carbon acid sugar kinase family protein — protein sequence MKFVVIDDDPTGSQTVHDCLLLLKWDVSTLVKGFESKSNLFFILANTRSLSENDAKLTIEEICKNLKTVIASQAYGEKIIFISRGDSTLRGHNFLEPSALNNCLGPFDATFHIPAFIEGKRFTINGSHFVDKTPINKTIYARDKIFGYETSNVKNLLLQNSKSQLNIEDIQNLLLSDIEILNDEENNIVFKTLKNLKNNKHVIVDVENYSQLKKFSLVIKKLTKQKKFLFRTAASFISSISDKKSVPKFQTFCSHLRLRNNGKSYLPGLIIVGSYVELSTIQLKNLLEISNCKPIELDVFEFFKITSSENNQNRINNFKNSFLKEIRFSFEIGKTPVLFTSRKFMSLDYSEQFNFYHSLASFISELVAELKYEIGYLISKGGITTNVILSNGLNADYVYLEGQILTGISVVTYNLKNGEKLPIVTHPGNIGTKDSLVNIWKAFENKNNF from the coding sequence ATGAAATTTGTTGTTATTGATGATGATCCAACAGGCTCTCAAACTGTTCATGATTGCTTATTACTTCTAAAGTGGGACGTTTCAACTTTAGTCAAAGGTTTTGAATCTAAATCTAATTTATTTTTTATTTTGGCTAATACAAGGTCACTTTCGGAAAATGATGCGAAATTAACAATAGAGGAAATTTGTAAAAATCTTAAGACCGTTATAGCTTCTCAAGCTTATGGAGAAAAAATTATTTTTATAAGTAGAGGAGACTCTACTCTTCGAGGACATAACTTTTTAGAGCCAAGTGCTTTAAATAATTGCTTAGGTCCCTTTGATGCTACTTTTCATATTCCAGCTTTTATTGAGGGTAAAAGATTCACAATTAATGGATCACACTTTGTTGATAAAACCCCTATTAATAAAACAATTTATGCAAGAGATAAAATTTTTGGATATGAGACAAGTAATGTCAAGAACCTTTTATTGCAGAATAGTAAATCGCAATTAAATATTGAAGATATTCAAAATCTTTTACTGTCAGATATCGAAATTTTAAACGATGAAGAAAATAATATTGTTTTTAAAACACTAAAGAATTTGAAGAATAATAAACATGTAATTGTAGATGTAGAAAATTATTCTCAACTAAAAAAATTTTCTTTAGTAATTAAAAAATTAACTAAACAAAAAAAATTCCTTTTTCGAACTGCAGCAAGTTTTATAAGTTCAATTTCTGATAAAAAAAGTGTCCCTAAGTTTCAGACATTTTGCTCTCATTTAAGATTAAGAAATAACGGAAAGAGTTATCTTCCAGGACTGATAATTGTTGGATCCTATGTGGAACTTTCAACAATACAATTGAAAAATTTATTAGAGATAAGTAATTGCAAGCCAATTGAATTAGATGTTTTTGAATTTTTTAAAATAACTTCATCGGAGAATAATCAGAATCGAATAAATAATTTTAAAAATAGTTTTTTGAAAGAAATTAGATTTTCTTTTGAGATAGGAAAAACTCCTGTATTGTTTACTTCAAGAAAATTTATGTCCTTAGATTATTCTGAACAATTTAATTTTTATCACTCACTTGCTTCTTTTATTTCCGAATTAGTCGCAGAGTTGAAATATGAAATAGGATATTTGATTTCAAAAGGTGGAATAACAACAAATGTGATTCTTAGTAATGGACTTAATGCAGATTATGTTTATCTAGAGGGACAGATTTTAACTGGTATTTCAGTGGTGACTTACAACCTAAAAAATGGCGAAAAACTTCCTATTGTTACACATCCTGGCAACATTGGTACTAAAGATTCACTAGTTAATATTTGGAAAGCTTTTGAAAATAAAAATAATTTTTAA
- a CDS encoding galactose mutarotase codes for MQIKLSNKDKGIFVFQLDQNNYIKFCPERGGVITNWVSDGKEILYFDEKRFLDKTKSIRGGIPILFPICGNLNSSNSVFGIDYLQFTQHGFARDLQWQYSFNENKKSLCLFLNESKKTKKYYPFDFELRIEVTLKINCLEFEISIYNKTDNSMPINFGLHPYFNVSDFKNLEFIDNPLNCQNQAKNIISNTLDELNNIDLGIDLLMYTSGRSAFRDKIFKREVTLNHPYPFDLGVIWSDPPRKMICLEPWTSPRNSFVDGFRKLMIPPNCSQRFDFSIQIKSLK; via the coding sequence GTGCAAATTAAGTTATCTAATAAAGACAAAGGAATTTTTGTTTTTCAATTAGATCAAAACAACTATATTAAATTTTGTCCTGAAAGAGGAGGTGTTATTACAAATTGGGTTTCGGATGGTAAGGAGATACTTTATTTTGATGAAAAAAGATTTTTGGATAAGACAAAAAGTATTAGGGGAGGTATTCCAATCTTGTTTCCAATTTGTGGAAATTTAAATTCCTCTAATTCTGTATTTGGAATAGATTATTTGCAATTTACACAACATGGTTTCGCTAGGGATTTGCAATGGCAATATTCTTTTAATGAAAATAAAAAATCTTTATGCTTATTTTTAAATGAATCTAAAAAAACTAAAAAATATTATCCTTTCGATTTCGAACTAAGAATAGAAGTTACCCTGAAGATTAACTGTTTAGAATTTGAAATTTCGATTTATAATAAAACAGATAATTCTATGCCTATAAATTTTGGATTACATCCTTACTTTAATGTATCAGATTTCAAAAATTTAGAGTTTATTGATAATCCTCTTAATTGTCAGAATCAGGCAAAAAACATTATAAGTAATACTTTGGATGAATTAAATAATATTGATTTAGGAATTGATCTACTTATGTATACTTCGGGTAGGAGTGCTTTTCGAGATAAAATTTTTAAAAGAGAGGTAACTTTAAATCATCCATATCCCTTTGACTTAGGTGTTATTTGGAGTGATCCTCCAAGAAAAATGATATGTCTTGAACCTTGGACGAGTCCCCGAAATTCTTTTGTTGATGGTTTCAGAAAATTGATGATTCCTCCAAATTGTAGTCAAAGGTTTGATTTTTCAATACAAATAAAATCTCTTAAGTAA
- a CDS encoding alpha/beta fold hydrolase, giving the protein MEKTALTDSDVNYDWNFLNYPIHTVSVKSEKTSKECAILLIHGFGASTDHWRFNIPILSNKYEVHAMDLLGFGKSPKPQDVEYSGSLWKDQVIAYVKEKIKKPTIIVGNSLGGYAALAAGSELNELNAGVILLNAAGYFSEEKTIKKNMLQTSIETVAGIFLKNIVLQRLIFENMRNPKNIKKTLNQVYLDKKNVDDFLVESIRKPSLDYGAFNVFRSVFNPSGPQGLPLDKLFAKLDSPLLLLWGGKDPWMNTPKKRNLYKKFTPKNTKEIILDAGHCPHDEIPELVNQHILDWVDSL; this is encoded by the coding sequence ATGGAAAAAACAGCTCTTACAGATAGTGATGTAAATTACGACTGGAATTTTTTAAATTACCCAATACATACTGTTTCTGTTAAGTCTGAGAAAACATCCAAAGAATGTGCGATTTTATTAATTCATGGTTTCGGGGCCTCTACCGATCACTGGAGATTCAATATACCTATTTTGAGTAACAAATACGAAGTTCATGCTATGGATCTTCTCGGTTTTGGAAAAAGTCCTAAGCCTCAAGATGTTGAATACTCGGGATCTTTATGGAAAGACCAGGTTATCGCTTATGTAAAAGAGAAAATAAAAAAACCTACAATTATTGTTGGAAATTCATTAGGTGGTTATGCAGCATTAGCTGCTGGTTCAGAATTAAATGAGCTAAATGCAGGAGTGATATTACTTAATGCTGCAGGATATTTTAGTGAAGAAAAAACTATCAAAAAGAATATGTTACAGACTTCTATTGAAACAGTTGCCGGTATATTTTTGAAAAATATTGTTCTTCAACGTTTGATTTTTGAGAATATGAGAAATCCAAAAAATATTAAAAAAACTTTGAATCAAGTTTATCTTGATAAAAAAAATGTTGATGATTTCCTTGTTGAGTCAATAAGAAAGCCTTCTCTAGATTATGGTGCTTTTAATGTTTTTAGAAGCGTATTTAACCCATCAGGTCCTCAGGGATTGCCTTTGGATAAGTTATTCGCAAAACTCGATTCTCCATTACTATTGCTCTGGGGAGGGAAAGATCCTTGGATGAACACTCCAAAAAAAAGAAATCTATATAAAAAATTTACACCAAAGAATACAAAAGAAATCATTCTTGATGCCGGACATTGTCCTCATGATGAAATACCTGAACTTGTCAATCAGCATATTTTGGACTGGGTTGATTCTCTTTAA
- a CDS encoding cation:proton antiporter: MYSLLAELSAHDLEVAETLIGVIRFLLIFLAARALAEVLVRLSLPTIVGELLAGVVIGASGFHLLIPPSAGTELNEGLVNVISSLASIPPEAVPDVYFESFPSLQAVATLGLYALLFLTGLESELEELVAVGAQAFTVAMAGVILPFAFGTLGLMFIFQVDLIPAVFAGASMTATSIGITASVFGELGYLKTREGQIVIGAAVLDDILGIVILAVVVALAAGGSLEIAPIVKLVAAAVVFVIAAIALSRTAAPGFDWLLDRLKAPGAVVVASFVILVLCCFVATAIGLEAALGAFAAGLILSSSKNNHAIQQSVLPLVSLFATIFFVLVGAGMDLSVINPLDPTSRSALVVAGFLLVVAIIGKIAAGWVFSSDKPTNRLVVGLGMMPRGEVGLIFLGLGTSAKLLTPSLEAAILLMVIGTTFLAPVLLRIVLKDKPPNDGNKISDDVAADPVGLL; the protein is encoded by the coding sequence ATGTATTCTTTACTTGCTGAATTAAGTGCACATGATTTAGAAGTTGCTGAGACATTGATAGGAGTTATAAGATTTCTATTGATATTTTTAGCTGCAAGAGCATTAGCAGAAGTATTAGTAAGACTAAGTTTGCCAACGATAGTAGGTGAGCTTCTTGCAGGGGTTGTAATAGGGGCATCAGGATTCCATTTGTTGATACCGCCCTCAGCTGGAACAGAATTAAATGAAGGACTCGTAAATGTTATTAGTTCATTAGCGTCAATCCCCCCAGAAGCTGTACCTGATGTTTATTTCGAAAGTTTTCCATCCCTTCAAGCAGTAGCAACTCTCGGGTTATACGCTCTTTTATTTTTAACAGGATTAGAAAGTGAGTTAGAGGAATTAGTAGCTGTAGGAGCCCAGGCTTTCACTGTTGCCATGGCTGGCGTAATTTTACCGTTTGCCTTCGGAACTCTTGGATTAATGTTTATTTTTCAAGTGGATTTAATTCCAGCAGTTTTTGCTGGAGCATCTATGACAGCAACAAGTATAGGAATTACTGCAAGTGTTTTTGGTGAGTTGGGATATTTAAAAACTAGAGAAGGACAGATTGTTATTGGAGCAGCTGTTTTGGATGATATTTTGGGTATTGTTATTCTTGCAGTTGTAGTCGCTCTTGCTGCCGGAGGTTCTTTAGAAATTGCTCCTATCGTTAAATTAGTTGCAGCAGCTGTAGTATTTGTTATTGCTGCTATCGCATTAAGTAGAACAGCAGCCCCAGGTTTTGATTGGTTATTAGATAGATTAAAGGCCCCCGGTGCTGTAGTGGTAGCTTCTTTTGTGATACTTGTATTGTGTTGTTTTGTTGCAACTGCCATTGGATTGGAAGCAGCTTTAGGTGCTTTTGCAGCTGGATTAATCCTAAGTAGTTCGAAAAATAATCACGCAATTCAACAATCCGTTTTACCTTTAGTATCCTTATTCGCAACTATTTTCTTCGTGCTAGTAGGTGCTGGAATGGATTTATCAGTTATCAATCCACTTGATCCAACCAGTAGATCAGCTCTTGTAGTTGCAGGATTTTTATTAGTTGTGGCAATTATTGGAAAAATTGCTGCAGGATGGGTATTCTCAAGTGATAAACCTACAAATAGATTAGTTGTAGGTTTGGGTATGATGCCCAGAGGAGAGGTTGGTTTAATATTCCTTGGATTAGGAACAAGTGCTAAGTTGTTAACTCCTTCTCTTGAAGCAGCTATTTTATTAATGGTTATTGGAACGACATTTCTTGCACCTGTTCTCTTGAGAATTGTCCTAAAAGATAAGCCTCCAAATGATGGCAATAAAATTTCAGATGATGTTGCAGCTGATCCTGTTGGTCTTCTTTAG